The Lycium barbarum isolate Lr01 chromosome 9, ASM1917538v2, whole genome shotgun sequence genome has a segment encoding these proteins:
- the LOC132611379 gene encoding 2-alkenal reductase (NADP(+)-dependent)-like produces MAGEGAIEVKNKQVLFKDYVRGFPEESDMYISTEKTISLKVPEGSKGIVVKNLYLSCDPYMRNLMNKSDIDGFAASYSPGSPIIGFGVAKVIDSRDPNLKKGDLVWGKTGWEEYSVIEEPSALFKIENTDVPLSYYTGILGMTGVTAYGGFYEVCKPKKGEKVFVSAASGAVGQLVGQFAKSTGCYVVGCAGSRDKVDLLKNKFGYDEAFNYKEEHDLDAALKRYFPEGIDIYFESVGGKMLDAVLPNMRNFGRIAVCGMISQYNLVEKPEGVQNLMEIIYKRVRIEGFLYIDYFPRYSEFLEIVLPLIREGKIEYIEDVVEGLKNGPSALVGLFSGRNVGKQVIKVANE; encoded by the exons ATGGCAGGTGAGGGAGCAATAGAGGTTAAGAACAAGCAGGTATTATTTAAAGATTATGTGAGAGGCTTCCCTGAAGAATCAGATATGTATATAAGTACAGAAAAAACAATAAGTTTGAAAGTCCCAGAAGGATCAAAGGGAATTGTTGTGAAGAATCTATACCTGTCTTGTGATCCTTACATGCGTAATCTCATGAACAAATCTGATATTGATGGCTTTGCAGCTTCTTACTCCCCCGGTTCT CCAATAATAggatttggagtagctaaagtgATTGACTCAAGGGATCCAAACTTGAAGAAGGGTGACTTAGTATGGGGAAAAACTGGATGGGAAGAATACAGTGTCATAGAAGAACCTTCTGCTCTTTTCAAGATTGAAAATACTGATGTACCCCTTTCATACTATACAGGAATCCTTG GGATGACTGGTGTTACGGCTTATGGTGGATTTTATGAAGTTTGTAAACcgaagaaaggagagaaagtATTTGTATCAGCAGCATCTGGTGCTGTTGGTCAGCTCGTTGGCCAATTTGCTAAATCTACGGGTTGCTATGTTGTTGGTTGTGCTGGCAGTAGAGACAAA GTTGATCTATTGAAGAACAAGTTTGGATATGATGAGGCTTTCAATTACAAAGAAGAGCATGATCTTGACGCTGCATTGAAAAG ATACTTTCCAGAAGGGATAGATATCTACTTTGAGAGTGTGGGAGGAAAGATGCTGGATGCAGTGCTCCCAAACATGAGAAACTTTGGTCGAATTGCAGTGTGTGGGATGATTTCCCAATACAATCTGGTGGAGAAACCTGAAGGGGTCCAAAATCTGATGGAAATTATCTACAAGCGTGTCCGAATTGAAGGATTTCTTTACATCGACTATTTCCCTCGATACTCAGAGTTTTTAGAAATTGTATTGCCTCTTATCAGAGAAGGAAAGATTGAATACATTGAAGACGTAGTTGAAGGCCTCAAAAATGGCCCTTCTGCGCTTGTGGGACTTTTTAGTGGTCGCAATGTTGGAAAACAGGTGATTAAAGTAGCTAATGAGTGA